A window of Primulina huaijiensis isolate GDHJ02 chromosome 9, ASM1229523v2, whole genome shotgun sequence contains these coding sequences:
- the LOC140984363 gene encoding ankyrin repeat protein SKIP35-like — protein MAPENVFALGRESETANEIGSQVFDRGDEINMEEPQCSEKVTAMEMETAEAGFSSQSNEKEHGVSHSVLSSEKVEEGRHANVVFSRESPLQIKEDLSMNAFSSGAEKLKARLAATDRKKGKNERKLSRQDRIELGRVFQGAVSSYNWELADSLILLADPQTLNDALCISLDSIWFLSTRQELYGINKLIKNIITNGAYDFTRAALRTSFLASCVSACQSRSISLADTVTVMAQRLHERLQECNGDEVLKAEAGAKVQKFTEWALKCISFHSRCQGNRDKVGSNAAAGIQLQLSAFKTFLEITGNHLTGKDFTEAFDAACFPLTLFSSSFDPGWASGISATAIRGLLGMLVEGGADNVNQCFLEASRFGSTELVRILLQIAQRNSLDVDVDLALGFASHYGKISTMECLVEEGNAMAFLGPLMRAAERGCMPVVEWFVQRDCRDMELCLALTAAISCNQIKAAAYLLPHVPQHVLAALSIEILKAAGDRSGGSLDGVAFLLHSNFLRDPAATYSVADSIANSNDEAIAPALRVFLQEYWSEAAFLDGRRQGEVHFSNFVRISKWGESPICLRDLPGPLRVAIAYLPLYRECIKSRGCLLSQRHRGQLVEAARRLGGVVLDKPGDGRELLAVLEHHLPPFCSMPPVTWLSKTGSHEFLKINPSLSLDFSFSHVTDNN, from the exons ATGGCGCCAGAGAACGTTTTTGCTTTAGGAAGAGAAAGTGAGACTGCAAATGAAATAGGAAGTCAAGTCTTTGATAGAGGGGATGAGATTAATATGGAAGAACCTCAGTGTTCTGAGAAAGTAACAGCGATGGAAATGGAAACTGCTGAGGCTGGATTCTCAAGCCAGAGCAACGAGAAGGAACATGGGGTGAGTCATTCAGTACTTAGTTCAGAGAAGGTGGAGGAAGGAAGGCACGCCAATGTGGTTTTCTCAAGAGAATCTCCTCTTCAAATTAAAGAAGATTTGAGTATGAATGCTTTTAGTTCAGGTGCAGAGAAACTTAAAGCCAGATTAGCTGCTACTGATCGTAAGAAAGGGAAAAACGAGAGGAAGCTCAGTCGACAGGATAGAATTGAGTTAGGTCGTGTGTTTCAAGGGGCTGTGAGTTCTTATAATTGGGAACTCGCGGACAGTCTGATCTTGTTGGCGGATCCTCAGACTCTGAACGATGCATTGTGCATTTCTTTGGACTCGATCTGGTTCTTGAGCACACGCCAAGAATTGTATGGAATCAATAAActaatcaagaatataattacCAACGGGGCTTATGATTTTACTCGAGCTGCACTTAGGACGTCATTTCTTGCTTCTTGTGTTTCTGCTTGCCAGAGCCGATCAATTAGCTTGGCAGACACGGTCACTGTGATGGCACAAAG GTTGCACGAAAGGCTCCAGGAATGTAATGGCGATGAAGTTTTGAAGGCAGAAGCTGGTGCCAAGGTTCAAAAGTTTACTGAATGGGCGCTTAAATGTATAAGTTTCCATTCTCGTTGCCAAGGAAATAGGGACAAGGTTGGTAGTAATGCAGCTGCCGGTATCCAGCTACAATTATCTGCTTTTAAGACCTTTCTCGAAATAACCGGCAACCATCTTACTGGGAAGGATTTTACCGAAGCATTTGACGCAGCTTGCTTTCCACTTACACTTTTCTCTAGCTCCTTTGATCCTGGTTGGGCCTCGGGTATATCAGCTACTGCAATCCGAGGATTATTAGGCATGCTGGTTGAGGGGGGTGCAGACAATGTTAACCAATGTTTTCTTGAGGCCTCACGTTTTGGGAGCACAGAGCTTGTTCGTATTTTGTTGCAG ATTGCGCAAAGAAACAGCTTGGATGTGGATGTTGACCTGGCTCTAGGTTTTGCTTCACATTATGGTAAAATTAGCACAATGGAGTGCCTAGTGGAGGAGGGTAATGCTATGGCTTTCTTGGGTCCACTGATGAGAGCCGCTGAGAGGGGTTGCATGCCAGTTGTCGAGTGGTTTGTTCAAAGGGACTGTCGTGATATGGAACTTTGTCTCGCCCTTACAGCTGCTATATCTTGTAATCAAATCAAGGCTGCTGCATATCTTCTTCCTCATGTTCCGCAGCACGTTCTTGCTGCCCTCAGCATTGAAATTCTCAAGGCTGCTGGCGACCGAAGTGGTGGCTCTCTTGACGGGGTTGCATTCCTACtgcattcaaattttttaagagaTCCTGCAGCTACTTATTCTGTTGCTGACAGCATTGCCAACTCCAATGATGAGGCTATTGCTCCTGCGCTCAGGGTTTTTCTTCAAGAATATTGGTCCGAGGCAGCTTTCTTGGATGGACGGAGGCAAGGAGAAGTTCATTTCTCCAACTTCGTACGTATTTCGAAATGGGGTGAATCTCCAATATGTTTAAGGGATCTGCCAGGGCCCTTGAGGGTGGCGATAGCTTACCTGCCGCTTTATAGGGAGTGCATCAAGTCAAGAGGGTGCTTGCTATCACAAAGGCATCGGGGGCAGCTTGTAGAAGCTGCAAGAAGACTTGGAGGCGTGGTTCTAGACAAACCTGGCGATGGGAGAGAGTTGCTGGCCGTTTTGGAGCATCATCTTCCTCCATTTTGCTCAATGCCACCGGTCACGTGGCTTAGTAAGACGGGGTCCCATGAGTTCTTGAAAATCAATCCGTCTCTTTCACTCGACTTCTCTTTCTCTCATGTTACAGATAATAATTGA
- the LOC140983951 gene encoding protein AUXIN-REGULATED GENE INVOLVED IN ORGAN SIZE-like, whose translation MSGQEEKTENMGLSKGFINLQDPYLNSIIKNQAPNPLRKSSNQYGTRMSRYFTLKPLFLLVCLTASLLILPLILPPLPPPPFMLLLLPICILAVLMVLAFMPSNVREMIYCFVYLGSK comes from the exons ATGAGTGGACAAGAGGAGAAAACGGAGAACATGGGATTGTCTAAAGGTTTCATAAATCTTCAAGATCCTTACTTGAACAGCATTATCAAGAATCAAGCTCCTAATCCTTTGAGGAAGAGCAGCAACCAATATGGCACGAGAATGTCCCGTTATTTCACACTCAAACCTTTGTTTCTGCTGGTTTGCCTTACAGCGTCGTTGCTGATATTGCCGCTCATACTTCCACCACTTCCTCCCCCGCCATTCATGCTGCTTCTGCTGCCCATATGCATTTTAGCCGTACTTATGGTCTTGGCTTTCATGCCATCTAATGTCCGAGAG atgATATATTGCTTTGTTTATCTTGGTTCGAAATAA
- the LOC140985101 gene encoding 2-alkenal reductase (NADP(+)-dependent)-like gives MTGWEEYTLIKSAEGVFKIQHTDVPLSYYTGILGMPGITAYCGFYEVCSPKKGETVFISAASGAVGQLVGQFAKLFGCYVVGSAGTKDKVDLLKNKFCFDDAFNYKEEPDLNAALKRYFPDGIDIYFENVGGNMLDAVLLNMKMKGRIAVCGMISQYNLEEQEGVKNLFCLVTKRIRMEGFIVLDYYHHYPKYLEMVLPLMKQGKITYVEDIAEGLENAPNALIGLFSGRNVGKQVVVVARE, from the exons ATGACAGGCTGGGAGGAGTATACCCTCATCAAATCTGCGGAGGGAGTTTTTAAGATTCAGCATACAGATGTACCTCTATCTTATTATACCGGAATCCTTG GCATGCCTGGAATTACTGCTTACTGTGGTTTTTATGAGGTATGCTCTCCCAAAAAGGGAGAGACCGTGTTCATTTCCGCTGCATCTGGAGCGGTTGGTCAACTTGTCGGACAATTTGCAAAGTTGTTTGGGTGCTATGTTGTTGGAAGTGCAGGAACCAAAGATAAG gTGGACCTTTTGAAGAACAAATTTTGTTTTGACGATGCTTTCAACTATAAAGAAGAACCCGATTTGAATGCAGCTTTGAAAAG GTATTTCCCCGATGGAATTGATATATACTTTGAAAATGTCGGTGGAAACATGCTCGACGCAGTGCTCCTTAACATGAAAATGAAGGGTCGAATTGCTGTTTGTGGGATGATTTCACAATACAACCTTGAGGAGCAAGAAGGCGTGAAGAACTTGTTCTGCTTGGTGACAAAACGAATTCGTATGGAAGGATTTATTGTATTAGACTACTATCACCACTATCCAAAGTATTTGGAGATGGTTTTGCCCCTCATGAAACAAGGAAAGATTACGTACGTTGAAGACATAGCCGAAGGCCTAGAGAACGCACCAAACGCCCTTATAGGGCTCTTCTCTGGTCGTAACGTTGGAAAGCAAGTCGTGGTTGTTGCTCGTGAGTAG
- the LOC140985100 gene encoding 2-alkenal reductase (NADP(+)-dependent)-like — MGEETVSNKMIVLKDYVKGFPKESDMSLKTSVIKLGVPDGCDNSVLVKNLYLSCDPYMRTRMRKMEGSYVESFVPGSPIMGYGVSKVVDSTHPNFKNGDLIWGMTGWEEYSLIKSTEGLYKIQHTDVPLSYYTGILGMPGITAYCGFYEVCSPKKGETVFISAASGAVGQLVGQFAKLFGCYVVGSAGTKDKVDLLKNKFCFDDAFNYKEEPDLNAALKRYFPDGIDIYFENVGGNMLDAVLLNMKMKGRIAVCGMISQYNLEEQEGVKNLFCLVTKRIRMEGFIVLDYYHHYPKYLEMVLPLMKQGKITYVEDIAEGLENAPNALIGLFSGRNVGKQVVVVARE, encoded by the exons ATGGGGGAGGAGACAGTGAGCAACAAGATGATCGTGTTGAAAGATTACGTAAAGGGTTTTCCGAAAGAGTCTGATATGTCTCTGAAAACCTCGGTTATCAAACTCGGAGTCCCGGATGGCTGCGACAACTCCGTTTTGGTGAAGAATCTCTACTTGTCTTGCGACCCTTATATGCGCACACGCATGCGCAAAATGGAGGGAAGCTACGTCGAGTCCTTTGTGCCAGGCTCT CCAATAATGGGATATGGAGTAAGCAAAGTTGTGGATTCTACTCATCCCAATTTCAAGAATGGTGACCTGATTTGGGGCATGACAGGCTGGGAGGAGTATAGCCTCATCAAATCTACGGAGGGACTTTATAAGATTCAGCATACAGATGTACCTCTATCTTATTATACCGGAATCCTTG GCATGCCTGGAATTACTGCTTACTGTGGTTTTTATGAGGTCTGCTCTCCCAAAAAGGGAGAGACCGTGTTCATTTCCGCTGCATCTGGAGCTGTTGGTCAACTTGTCGGACAATTTGCAAAGTTGTTTGGGTGCTATGTTGTTGGAAGTGCAGGAACCAAAGATAAG gTGGACCTTTTGAAGAACAAATTTTGTTTTGACGATGCTTTCAACTATAAAGAAGAACCCGATTTGAATGCAGCTTTGAAAAG GTACTTCCCCGATGGAATTGATATATACTTTGAAAATGTCGGTGGAAACATGCTCGACGCAGTGCTCCTTAACATGAAAATGAAGGGTCGAATTGCTGTTTGTGGGATGATTTCACAATACAACCTTGAGGAGCAAGAAGGCGTGAAGAACTTGTTCTGCTTGGTGACAAAACGAATTCGTATGGAAGGATTTATTGTATTAGACTACTATCACCACTATCCAAAGTATTTGGAGATGGTTTTGCCCCTCATGAAACAAGGAAAGATTACGTACGTTGAAGACATAGCCGAAGGCCTAGAGAACGCACCAAACGCCCTTATAGGGCTCTTCTCTGGTCGTAACGTTGGAAAGCAAGTCGTGGTTGTTGCTCGTGAGTAG
- the LOC140985099 gene encoding uncharacterized protein, producing the protein MSYQKKMEKRNSERSPLQDLNGLIPMNNSNSNKSLNLSYSRNRRPHFFSRLASNANDSAVGSKAALPRKPFLQKSKKNQPLRLAEWQSGKRCPKPVSKSGQRSTPSAFEVNSVHNLKKKSKEFQTKMNNSQETSSEFDDKRNGLLQDSFSRTVDHLEAPTVKTPPVEASVSPDIQFPSDYKMIVSQSTEPPVCYAAGHLLSGVADKRKCRRRGSLRGCEKVNLFHVELDEINDSQDSSIPLLSEGSVRWHEDQGNDSRNILGKRRVINDNASAALDLPSSPSTLCGDASDSVWDDIISCNVSISTGNVGNDKKTSIITHYPVEFQEFLGPWNNEVDESLLAVSPIYSSCGKAIIDDDSEFSMGSLSSRNVIQTPNSGSHSDLCVGGTNVEVDDFFLFQSENDSIPKIPSEKDVGFVSSWISDSTLENLTLSEMRISWKDGIFGSRNLEADEFDCCRCLSDEEIGVDQIYVQQITKPTPKLVEDIENDLGANSDTKRHFSGIASGENEETTNMGNDGDLSPPIILEYEPCISVRGKEKLPLHRPNTCAESICTSGGGHLVMSSDSDWSYFHDITCLRSNSYK; encoded by the exons ATGTCATATCAGAAGAAAATGGAGAAAAGGAACAGTGAGAGGAGTCCTCTCCAAGATCTCAATGGACTAATTCCGATGAATAACTCCAATTCCAATAAAAGCTTAAACCTCTCTTATTCAAGAAACAGAAGGCCCCATTTTTTCTCCAGATTAGCGAGCAATGCCAACGATTCAGCTGTTGGATCAAAGGCGGCGTTGCCCAGAAAACCTTTTTTGCAAAAATCCAAGAAGAACCAGCCTCTTCGCCTCGCCGAGTGGCAATCTGGTAAAAGATGCCCAAAACCAGTCTCCAAAAGTGGCCAAAGATCAACGCCTTCTGCTTTTGAGGTGAATTCCGTGCATAACTTGAAGAAAAAGTCCAAAGAATTTCAGACAAAAATGAATAATTCGCAAGAGACTTCTTCAG AATTTGACGACAAAAGAAATGGGCTGCTCCAGGATTCATTTTCACGGACAGTTGATCATCTTGAAGCTCCTACTGTGAAAACACCTCCTGTTGAGGCCTCAGTCTCTCCAGATATCCAATTTCCTTCTGACTACAAGATGATTGTTTCCCAGTCAACAGAGCCACCTGTTTGTTACGCCGCTGGGCACCTTCTATCGGGTGTCGCTGATAAGAGAAAATGCAGGCGGAGAGGCAGTCTTAGAGGTTGTGAAAAGGTTAATCTTTTTCACGTTGAATTGGATGAGATCAATGATTCACAGGATTCTTCAATTCCTCTGCTTTCGGAGGGTTCAGTAAGGTGGCATGAAGATCAGGGAAATGATTCGAGAAACATCTTAGGCAAACGTAGAGTGATAAATGATAATGCTTCAGCCGCACTTGATTTGCCTTCTTCACCTTCTACGTTATGTGGAGATGCATCAGATTCGGTCTGGGATGATATTATTAGCTGCAATGTAAGTATCAGCACAGGTAATGTGGGGAATGATAAGAAAACCAGTATTATTACACATTATCCTGTTGAATTCCAGGAGTTTTTGGGGCCTTGGAACAATGAAGTGGATGAGTCCTTGTTGGCTGTTTCTCCTATTTATTCTTCTTGCGGCAAAGCTATTATAGATGATGATTCTGAATTTTCTATGGGTTCGTTAAGCAGTAGAAATGTCATTCAGACTCCAAACTCGGGTTCACACTCAGACTTGTGTGTTGGAGGGACAAATGTGGaggttgatgatttttttttatttcagtcTGAAAATGATTCAATACCAAAAATCCCATCCGAGAAAGATGTTGGTTTTGTTTCCTCTTGGATTTCTGACTCTACTTTAGAGAATTTGACTCTGTCGGAGATGAGGATATCATGGAAAGATGGAATATTTGGCAGCAGAAATCTTGAGGCAGATGAATTTGATTGCTGCCGTTGTTTGTCAGATGAAGAGATTGGCGTCGATCAGATCTATGTTCAACAGATAACTAAGCCAACTCCTAAGCTTGTTGAGGACATAGAAAATGACCTCGGAGCTAACAGTGATACGAAGAGACATTTTTCGGGGATTGCGTCTGGTGAAAATGAAGAGACAACAAATATGGGGAATGACGGTGATCTCTCTCCTCCTATTATTCTTGAATATGAACCCTGCATTTCTGTTAGAGGCAAGGAAAAGTTGCCCCTGCATAGGCCTAATACATGTGCGGAGTCCATATGCACCAGTGGAGGTGGTCACCTAGTTATGTCCAGCGATTCAGATTGGTCCTATTTCCATGATATTACTTGTTTAAGATCTAATAGTTACAAATAA